The nucleotide sequence ATTGTCCTATGGACCAATTTAAAAGAAAGATATGACCACCAGAAAACAGTAATATTACCAAGAGCTCGTTATGAATGGATTAATTTAAGGTTGCAAGATTTTAAGTCTATAAGTGAGTATAACTCAGCAATGTTTAGAATCACGTCACAATTGATTCTATGTGGTGAAAATATTACTGATAAGGAGATGTTGGAAAAAACATTCTCCACCTTTCACGCCTCAAACATTGTCTTGCAACAACAATATCGTGAAAGGGGCTTCACCAAATACAGTGacttaatatcatgtttgctTGTGGCTGAGCAAAATAATGAGCTACTAATGAAAAACCATGAAACTCGTCCGGTTGGTACAGCCCCATTCCCAGAAGTGAATGTGGCAACATATAATGACCAAAGTGGAAGTCACGAACGTGGTCGCGGCTATCAACGTGGGCGTGGTCATGGTCGTAATCGTGGTCGTGGTCATGGACGTGGTCGTGGACGTGCATATGGTCGGGGGAATTATCATGGTGTTCAATTCAAAAACAGAAGAACCCACCAGAAGTTGCATGATAATGAAAAGAAATCCAATGATGAAAGAGGTAAAAAGAAAAGTGGAACCTCATCTAATGCATGCTATCGATGTGGTGGTAACAACCACTGGGCTGGTACATGTCGTACAGCCAGACACTTAGTAGAGCTTTACCAACAATCTATAAAAGACAAACAAAAAGGAATAGAGACAAATTTCACATATGAAGATGGAAATGTTGATGTCCCAAGTGGTGAAAAGGACCATACCAATGCAACTAATCTAGATTATGATGATTTCCTTATCGAGCAAGCTAATTTGGATTCTGGTGATATCATGGCTGATACAAACCAGTTGGATGCTTGCAATTTTCCCTATGCATGAATGATTATATTTAAAATTATGTTATTTCCTTGATGTTTATTAAGACATTTTGTTTGGGattttgttatgttttgttttgGGGCACTttatgaaattgttatgtttgaaccatattataattttatttatgaaGCTTTATTTTGTTTTGAAGCATATGGAGTATTCAACTAAACTTCATATTAATGGTGAAGATGTATGTCTAATAAACAGTGCTACTACACATACAATCCTAAAGAAAAGAGATTATTTCTCTAGTTTAACAATGAAAGAAGCAAGCGTTGGTACTATATCTGGTAAAACAAAGTTAATTGAAGGCTTTGGAGAAGCATATGTAGTTCTACAAAGTGGAACTTTGCTCAAAATTAACAATGCCGTATTTTCCCCAATGTCTCAAAGATATCTGATAAGCTTTAAAGATATTCGTCTAAATGGATATCATCTTGAGACTACGTGTGAAGGACATGATGAGTACCTTCAAATCACAAATATTATTCGGGAAAAAAACACATATTAGAGAGGTTACACACATTTGCCGCTGGTTTGTATTGTACCAAAATTGGTGGAGTTGAATCAAATGCAATCATAAACCAAAAGTTTATGGATCGAGAAAATTTTATCatttggcatgaccggttaggcCATCCCGGATCAATAATGATGCGAAAAATTATAGAAAATTCATATGGTTATTCTTTGAAGAACCAGAAGATTCTTCAATCTAAGGATATTACATGTGTTGCATGCTCACAAGGGAAGTTAATCACTCGTCCAGGTGCTCGTCCATCACCTGTTGAGGTAGGGACAGAATCCTTGAGTTTTTTAGAAAGAATACATGGGGATATATGTTGACCTATACACCCTCCCAGTGGACCGTTTAGATACTTTATGGTCTTAATTGATGCATCAACTAGATGGTCACATGTGAGTTTACTATCAAGTCGTAATATGGCATTTGCACGACTACTTGCTCAATTAATAAGGTTAAGAGCACATTTTCCAGATTATCCCATAAAGAAAATTCGGTTGGACAATGCTGGGGAATTTACATCCCAAACCTTCAATGATTACTGCATGTCTATTGGCATAAGTGTAGAGCATCCAGTACCTCATGTACATACGCAAAATGGACTTGCTGAATCGCTTATCAAGCGACTTCAAATGGTTGCAAGACCAATGATTATGAAATCAAAACTACCAGCATCTGCTTGGGGGCATGCAATTTTACATGCAGCAACACTAATTCGCATCAGGCCAACGCGTTATCACACTTCCTCCCCATTaaagttggtttttggtcaggaaccagaTATTTCCCTTCTAAGGATTTTTGATTGTGCCGTATATGTTCCTATCGCTCCACCACAACGAACAAAGATGGGACCTCAAAGGAGGTTAGGAATAGATGTTGGGTATGAATCACCATCGATCATTAAGTATTTAGAGCCATCAACAGGTGATTTATTTACAGCTCGATTTGGTGATTGTCATTTTGTTGAAACAacattcccaacattagggggagatgaAAAGCAGctgaaaaataataatataatttggAATGAATTATCACTATCTCATCTTGATCCTCGAACTAAAGAGTGTGAACAAGAAGTTCAAAGAATAATTCATTTACAAACATTAGCAAATCAAGTACCAGGCGCATTTACTGACCCAAAAAGAGTGACTAAGTCACACATACAAGCTGCTAATGCTCCAGTAAAAATAAGTGTCCCAGAAGGACAACCACATGTTGGAAATGAGTCTAATGCACGTCTCAAACGTGGTAGACCAATCGGTTCTAAAGATAAAAATCCTCGAAAGAAAAAAGGAGCAAATAATGCTGGTCCAGTCGAGGTAATGATAATGCCAAGAAAAGAGTCTCCTGAAGAGACACTAGACATGATGGTTccagaagaacctcaggtacctgaaaacgAAGAGATCTCAATAAATTATATCATGTCTAGAAAGGTATTGAACTGAAATGAAATCGACATAGCGCTAGAAGTAACGGAAAAtaatgaggatcaagaaccaaaATATGTTGAGGAATGTAAAcaaagaaatgattggccaaattGGAAAGACGCAATTAAGGCAGAATTAGATTCCCTCAATAAACGAGAAGTTTTTGGACAAGTAGTCCCTATACCTAAAGGTGTAAAGCCTGTAGGATATAAGTGGATCTTTGTGCGAAAACGCAATGAGAAAAATGAAATCATACGATACAAGGCACGATTAGTAGCACAAGGATTTTCGCAAAGACCTAGGATTGATTATGAGGAGACATATTCTCCGATGATGGATGCGACAACTTTTCGttatcttattagtctggtaatacaagaagggattgatctgcgCCTAATggatgttgtgacagcctacctTTATGGCTCACTTGATACTGATATTTACAGGAAACTCCCTGAAGGATTCAAGTTACCAAACTCATATACATCTAGTTCTCGAGAACATCGttcaattaaattaaaaaaatcattATATGGGCTAAAACAATCTGGGCGTATGTGGTATAATCGCCTTAGTGAGTATTTGTTGAAAGAAGGTTACAAAATGATTCAATATGCCCGTGTATCTTCATAAAAAGATCAGAATCTGAATATGTTATAATTGCTGTATAAGTTGATGacttgaatataattggaacgcCAAGTGAGCTCCAAAAGGTGGTTGAATGCTTGAAAagagaatttgaaatgaaagaccttggAAAGACAAAATTTTGTCTTGGGTTACAAATCGAACACCTCAAGGGTGGAATCCTTGTACATCAACAAAACTACATAGAAAAGTTACTTAGAAGGTTTTATATGGAAAAAATCACATCCATTGAGTACCCAAATGGTTGTAAGATCTCTTGATGTCGAGAGAGACCCATTCCGACCTCCGAATATTGGAAAGGAAACtcttggtccagaagtaccataTTTAAGTGCAACTGGTGCACTAATGTTTCTTGCTAGTCATACACGACCAGATATATCATTTTCTGTAAATTTATTGGCAAGATATAGTTCATGCCCTACGAAGAGGCATTGGAATGGGGTAAAACAAATATTTCGATACCTTCAAGGTACAAAGGACATGGGGTTGTATTTTACTAACCAATCGacaacaagtttggttagttttgTAGATGCAGGGTATTTGTCTGATCCTCACACTGGACGATCTCAAACTGGATATTTATTCACAAGTGGAGGCACTGCTATTTCATGGCGTTCTGTAAAGCAAACCATCACAGCCACATCATCTTACCATGCAGAAATATTGGCGATTCATGAAGCTAGTCGAGAATGTGTTTGGTTAAGAAGTGTAATACAACACATTCGTGGGTCTTGTGGTATTTCTATGAGAGATGAGGGACTGACAATTTTACATGAAGACAACACAGCATGCATTGCTCAACTTAAGGAAGGATACATCAAAGGTGACAGAACGAAGCACCCCAAAGTTCTTTTTCACACATGATTTGCAAAAGAATGGAGATATTGCTGCCCAACAAGTTTGTTCTAGCGATAATTTGGCAGACTTGTTTACTAAATCACTTCCGACCTCTACATTCAAGAAACTGGTTCATGGGATCGGGATGCGTTAACTCAAGAGCTTAAATCATCAGGGGGAGAATAATACACGCTGCACTTTTTTTCCCGTAGCTATGGTTttatcccactgggttttcctagcaaggtttttaacgaggcagcatcaccaagcgtattataagaacaatatattattttgtcatgtggatagtcaagggggagtgttatgaattaTTATCCATTTATGGTGTGACTATCCATTAGAATTCATCCTTATTATTATGACTTTACATGTACTTAACTCCTTTCACTTAAGCCTATAAATAAAGGCTTATATGATCCATTCTATACATCAATAAAATATCCATTCCCCCAATCTCTCTTTCTTATCTCTATAATGTTAATAGGCTAGTTGTTACAAAACAATCAAAAGTTTTTCTAAACATCTCAAGGAAGCATTTATTCATAGACTAATCTATTAGCCTACACattagtttcggtcaaaataaaTGACATATTAAGTAGAGACATAACTTAAATAGTAAATCATAACCAGAATATTAGTTTCggtcaatataataaacaatcaggagtaaataaacaaaaaattaaaTTATTGAAAAGATCTTATAGTTATTAAGGTGCtatttgttttttcagaggtaaaacgtctgcagtctgcggaccacatctgcagacatctgtagctGAATAGGTGAACCAAACCTGTTGCGGTCTGCGAGAaaaagactgtttgtttttttaacttctgcaagcATGAATAACAATCAAAAACAACATAATAGACATgaataacaataaaaaaattctaaTAATAAACACAAAAATTCACACACTACCAacaaatttataaaatttaacatTAAAAATCATCAAACTACCACTAACAATTAACAAACTAAACTATAATACAAATAACAATTTACATGTGATAAAAGTTCTCTTCTCCATTCAAACTATCTGATTATCCTCAAACGACATGGAAGTAAAGATCTTCCCAGCCTCTGAAACTCTTCAACAACTGAATTAACCGCCTCATAAACCACCGATACAACACCGAAATCCGTCGGAAACCTAAAATTTGTAATTTGTTCCAGGTGATTTgggggttagggttagggtttgagGGGATTTGGTGAAGTGAAAGAGGGAGATTGAGATcaagaggatgatgatggataTTTTGAAGAAATTGTGAGTGTTCGTCTTCATCATAGTGGTGCAGCCGGAGATGATTGAAGTTGCCGTAACGATCACTCATCGGAATCGGAATCGGAAAGTGAGATTGGTTTGGGGTTTCCAGATGGATCTCTGATTATGGGTTTTATGCAGCCAGAGATTGATTAAAGTTGTCGGAACAACCGGAAATGTCACTACTATTTTCTTATCGTTCCTCAAGAACTCATTAAAGATTATATGAGTGGTACACCGTTGTTAATTTATCATATGAGTTCACTCATGGGTTATCAACAAATCCCTGATTGAAGTTTCCGCCGATGTGACTGGAGATGGGTGAATGACGGTGGAGGGGCGGCGGAGGTGGAGGCGCGGCGGAGGTGGAGGGGGTGGCGGAGGAGGTGAGGTGTCGGCTGGAGAAGTGGAGATGGGTGCTAGGGTTTTGAGGTTGGAAGATGTGGAGGTGTTTTGAAAGAGAGAAGTGTTTTGAAGAGGTTGGTCCAGATCTGCACGAGGAAAAGCTCTAGAAGAGCTTTTCTAGTGAAATCTTTTCCAAAAAAACAAACACGCTGCAGACCCAAAGGTCAGCGTGTGGTCTACACGGCGCAGACATAAGAGGTCAGGAATTACTTCTTGCAAAAAACAAATACCCCCTAACTATATatgttatttattttttaatgacAAAACTTATTGCTTGTACCTTACATTACACCAATTAAATAACTCTCTTTGCTAAGTGGGCTATTTAGTTATTGAAAAAGTCTTGTAGTTATTTAATTATATATCTTTTTTAACTTTTCCTTCGCATTTTCTCCAATCCATAAACGAATCGTTCGTTCGAGTTATGGATTCtttgtaggaactaggttcattttttataaaatataattataaaatatataataacgagactgTCGTTCTTTGTAGGAAATATTATAGTATAATACCAGTTgtaataactaaataaaaagaatataaaatataattttatataccaatcttgattcaagccgcatctctggcGGGTCCTTCACGCGCATTTGATAGCATCATAGACTCgggtattcatcatcttgagtcttgaaagatactccttgactgcaacaaagagcaccctaaaacgttgacgattttggttgaggcacgtgttcaacacgcttcccttaaaacagattttgcGCCTCAACTAGTGACGACACGACTATTTCCcagggtgtcacaccccgatttccacgtgtctcaccggtgggcccggtgggggattaccgtgacgtagttggcaacattatagtcaaaccacacaatataaatgaatgcacagcggaagcataaagataatacatttcaacgttaagtgtaatatcaaagtatcaccattgttgaattaaaatccacaggggatcaataaaaataacaaaagtattgttcaacagacttcaggcatcttaagcttgcgagacttctaatgatgcttaggagaaatcccagccaatttcgcatagtacctgcatttagtctttttgggaaaatacgtcagtttacactggtaaatacattcaactgacacttttgtaaaatgtttgataaaattggtttaaatgcacaaggcacaaactctttataacttgggataatttataatcaaatcttgtaaagaattacatgttgctatgcgttcggtcgctcgggtcgtgccgggttaaagtttaatagacacaccacatagcataaaaccgtggcgggtaaaccaacggctacacttttatagtcatggacataatgccgggtgtacgcctacaccgggatgtcaaggtcgtggccatttcgtaaaatgctgccaaggatatccgggacatggtcattaagcccccaaaggcgtaaagccaaacaaaacaagtttttaaacgggtcacattgataatacccaactactaatgagttggggtcaattgcccgaccaagcggtatctTAATTACCGTAACCCAaacccgtataacggaaaataagttaaaagtatttacctttgcaagtataattccttaatttaaataaattgcagatagcttttactggtcccctattctggaacgaaggtttaaattaacctattagaatcctaacgggtctttaatttagccgtagcttagaccggtcagtttcaatggatagttacggtttgatcgcgtgaaaggcgaaaaccgtgaatggagtgtgattttgacccaacaagtttgaagacttgttttatatgggtataataatcatactctggattttggggtcaaaacaatatggtttgacccgtttcggctaatttatgtaaactagttacataagccgaaccgtgcgcgcaaaaggcgcaacgggtaaccgtaagagtcctacactgttttcctaagtcaacatgctttaaagaggttgtggtatcattaggataccttccataatgcccgtaacgagtttaagttcatattatgccccgtaggggtatttcggtctttttaaagattataaaagaggtttctgagttctacaggaaatctgagtttcccgaacagtttataaagtctaaaatattttatttattatttaaaatcagtagcaactggaatcgggtcaaaagaccttgtagaactcaagttatggccgaaaatggcatattcggtatttaccgaaccgttgccataaccgcaggttatgagcaggttaaaaataattaaaaatcccaaaatattattttacatcagtgagcaaaaggtttggtgtcgaaatccgggtttagataggcgttatgctaattgcgctatttaattactaaagttccgtaatttgcgctatttagcataactagtattctggacctcggattgacgtgaaattttagggacatgcttggaaatcagtaaccaaggttatgatccttccacatgtctgaaattctcgttttaatttaaaaagggcgttacagtcaacttttaagcatttaacggaaatgtgtaaaagactcggacaaacaacgaaccggtcacagaggtttataccatcatgtaacctggtcctaagagagtcctaaggcatatctgtatcaaactttaacgggtcagaactgaagtcaaagcaaaagtcaaagcttttgcgaccttcggctccgaaccgggtcaaaacagaaaatggtcggatcaaacaagcttagactagtttatatacttattatcatgttttatgagtgttcaaataggttacatatcatctacattacagattatgcaagaaatcgcaaaataacatttctgttgactttttctaagcatgtttgactcgatatttgaactagttagagtggtgatcagggggaaccctcttaagggtttaatgcccacatgaataccaacatataactacctttgattcggttaatcactggaccatttgtgattaaccgttaagtcaaccgttagttacgacggattgacttttaagctaaaactaagcaaaaactaaaccacaaaggattgaacaacttactgaagtcctatgcaagaTAAGAGAAGAGTAGGgagtgctcttgagctccagatgtgatcaagaaGGCAGAACAAGGTGTGAGGAAACTTGTTTGcacaatgtggccttttataggcaatgaagacccataagatcatcacaacaaggccTACAAGGGTTCCTTGATGATAAAAACTGTCCCATAGTGTTAGGgagtgattaggggtcgcccatatctctggAAAATCTTTACATTAATGATTTACCGTTTTAAACAGCCAAcaaccaactttctgtcgctgggcgtcgcttacggaccgtatggcatgggccttgcggtccgtaagcctgtggcggaaaatgttttaccctttcacccccttacggtccgtaaggctagactcttacggtccgtaagcgcttAACAGTGGCAAAAAATTTAACCTTTCAAGGTTTGAATGGTCAACTTGCAATACATGTTTTTGAATCTGGGACAAGTCAGTATAAGGCCCCATTTAACCCATGCTTGGTCAGATATCACCATGTATTATGGGCTTGCACAAGTATGGGGTTTAAGAACCATTATTTGTgttgtattattttctttaaaaTCCAATATTAGCAAACTTGGACACTTTTGATTATTAGTAATGACCGGATTAAGATATATTAGATGCTTATTAATTTTGCTtagggtctcgggatttataatGCCGAAGTTGCTCAGAGgcataaaattaacatgtcgacatattcgaaaatcctaccgcatatcttaattaaatccggtttatattatttttgtcgtatttgacacgtgtcatttatttattggacacaaaatttcgaggtgttacacagggtacaacagccgaagcagtatgTACTGCCGAGGACGACTCACGCGCCAGAGGTTACACCGGTAATTGTAGTGTTAGAACTTATGGAACAAATaaggatgtgatggtggtggaaaACAAGTAGAGAGTACTTCTCTCTCTAGTTAGTATTCAAGTGTTCATCCTCCTTCTAGTATTCTACATGTATCAAGCAATACCATATTCTTGttatctataatctataatacTATATTAAGAGAACTGTGTTTTCTACCATTTTCGTAATTTTACCTAGGTACAAATCTTGTAGCACCATGTATAAATGAAGCAAGCCATTTTAGAGGGGAGAAACTTGGACGTTGTCCAAGGTTTTAAGACACTTTGAGGGCAATCTAAACATTTCATACATGAAATCCATGCCCACTTATGACTTCCATTAATTGAATAAATTAAGGAATTAAATAAAAGTTTTATAATAATTAAAGGAATTAATTGATAAAATTAAAGGTTAGACATGCAACCTTTAGGATTTTCATAATTTAATAGcatgtataaatataaataatctaTACTTCTATACTACCTTATTAAGATAACTAG is from Helianthus annuus cultivar XRQ/B chromosome 9, HanXRQr2.0-SUNRISE, whole genome shotgun sequence and encodes:
- the LOC110887609 gene encoding uncharacterized protein LOC110887609 — translated: MSNLAKLEFMALDITGKNYLSWALDAEIHLNANNLGDTIKEGNKTSTQDKVKAMIFLHHHIHESLKNEYLTIKDPIVLWTNLKERYDHQKTVILPRARYEWINLRLQDFKSISEYNSAMFRITSQLILCGENITDKEMLEKTFSTFHASNIVLQQQYRERGFTKYSDLISCLLVAEQNNELLMKNHETRPVGTAPFPEVNVATYNDQSGSHERGRGYQRGRGHGRNRGRGHGRGRGRAYGRGNYHGVQFKNRRTHQKLHDNEKKSNDERGKKKSGTSSNACYRCGGNNHWAGTCRTARHLVELYQQSIKDKQKGIETNFTYEDGNVDVPSGEKDHTNATNLDYDDFLIEQANLDSGDIMADTNQLDACNFPYA
- the LOC118481749 gene encoding secreted RxLR effector protein 161-like, which codes for MVVRSLDVERDPFRPPNIGKETLGPEVPYLSATGALMFLASHTRPDISFSVNLLARYSSCPTKRHWNGVKQIFRYLQGTKDMGLYFTNQSTTSLVSFVDAGYLSDPHTGRSQTGYLFTSGGTAISWRSVKQTITATSSYHAEILAIHEASRECVWLRSVIQHIRGSCGISMRDEGLTILHEDNTACIAQLKEGYIKGDRTKHPKVLFHT